The Humulus lupulus chromosome 4, drHumLupu1.1, whole genome shotgun sequence genome has a window encoding:
- the LOC133830839 gene encoding uncharacterized protein LOC133830839: MTEMDDSDRRFHALMDRIFNTPKKVQKDSPSRSSDLLAPTVENPANPSSSSALVESNAGGNVRAAPSYQGPECRPWDRGDLTRRLTTFKSMTWFAKPEVVSALNCARRGWINVDMDTIACETCGARFLLSTPSAWNQQQVEKTAAVFSLKLDKGHKLHCPWIDNVCAEKLVQFPPTTPPILVDKFKERCCALLQLSALPMISSSAFEYMRSPQLEQIIEKYLVLEYENGCADISRVEYLRDEHDVDSVKKYYQAQKLISLCGWEPRLLPYTVDTGHRSSQSLSEENTPQSPNSAANDLNTEINVLSTRINEPIEANENSNSPYMPRSDPNSVVLDCRLCGASVGLWAFSTVPRPMPMELIQLVGYGEINSGNHSETNDSRTKTNSINRGEIILADSDSATLTKERHQSLNLTIAGGPPPTKQNFKATVSLPVIGRNLRARFFHDSKFGDCVVSDQVKDHVSENGDDQNASGTTGNGRDGEGDLCIPVNNDLVSHDTGSDLIKQVSSDNKMEFDPIRQHRHFCPWIASTGKGTPGWQQTISALQRQQGSSPPTSERSPSSSIFKVDDPLASIRNLFMSPSAKKRNSLGSKIYLYLLSNYCLNMVKLPLEMAHITC; encoded by the exons ATGACGGAGATGGACGATTCAGACAGGAGGTTTCATGCCCTTATGGACAGGATATTTAACACTCCCAAGAAGGTTCAGAAAGATTCCCCTTCCag GTCTTCGGATTTACTAGCACCGACGGTTGAAAACCCTGCAAATCCGTCATCTTCATCGGCATTAGTGGAATCAAATGCAGGCGGCAATGTAAGGGCAGCGCCGTCGTATCAGGGTCCAGAGTGTAGGCCATGGGACCGTGGTGATCTTACGAGGAGATTAACCACATTCAAATCCATGACTTGGTTCGCTAAACCCGAG GTAGTTAGTGCTTTAAATTGTGCCAGAAGAGGTTGGATCAATGTTGATATGGATACCATAGCTTGTGAAACATGTGGGGCTCGTTTCCTTCTCTCTACACCTTCAGCTTGGAATCAGCAGCAAG TTGAGAAGACAGCTGCAGTATTTAGCTTAAAACTGGACAAAGGGCACAAATTACATTGTCCTTGGATTGATAATGTCTGTGCTGAGAAGTTGGTTCAATTTCCACCAACAACACCTCCGATTTTAGTTGATAAATTCAAAGAACGTTGCTGTGCTCTCTTGCAACTCTCTGCTCTTCCCATGATTTCATCTTCAGCTTTTGAGTACATGAGAAGTCCTCAACTTGAGCAAATTATTGAAAAATATTTAGTGCTGGAGTATGAGAATGGGTGTGCAGACATTTCAAGAGTAGAATACCTCAGAGATGAACATGATGTGGATTCtgtgaagaaatattatcag GCACAGAAGCTTATAAGTTTATGTGGCTGGGAACCACGCCTACTGCCTTACACAGTTGACACTGGGCATAGATCAAGTCAATCTCTTTCGGAGGAAAATACTCCACAGTCACCTAATTCAGCTGCTAATGATCTGAATACTGAAATCAATGTGCTATCTACTAGAATTAATGAGCCTATAGAGGCAAATGAGAATTCCAACAGTCCTTATATGCCACGTTCTGATCCAAATTCTGTCGTTCTAGATTGCAGGCTCTGTGGAGCTAGTGTAGGATTATGGGCTTTTTCTACCGTACCAAGGCCTATGCCTATGGAACTGATCCAGCTAGTAGGATATGGAGAAATAAACAGTGGAAACCATTCTGAAACCAATGATTCTCGCACCAAAACTAATTCCATAAACAGGGGAGAGATTATACTTGCTGATTCAGATAGTGCAACATTGACTAAAGAGAGACATCAAAGTTTAAATCTGACTATTGCAGGGGGTCCTCCACCAACAAAACAGAACTTTAAAGCGACAGTTTCTTTGCCTGTTATTGGTCGGAATCTAAGGGCTCGATTTTTTCATGATTCCAAATTTGGGGATTGTGTAGTTTCTGATCAAGTAAAAGATCATGTCAGTGAAAACGGTGATGACCAAAATGCATCAGGTACCACAGGTAACGGTAGGGATGGTGAAGGCGACTTGTGTATTCCTGTAAACAACGATCTTGTTTCTCATGATACTG GGAGCGATCTAATAAAACAAGTGTCATCAGATAATAAAATGGAGTTTGATCCCATCAGGCAGCACAGACATTTTTGCCCCTGGATTGCATCAACAGGCAAGGGGACACCTGGATGGCAACAGACAATATCTGCTTTACAGCGTCAGCAAGGGAGTTCACCACCTACATCTGAGAGATCTCCATCGTCATCTATTTTTAAG GTAGACGATCCCCTTGCGTCTATTAGAAATCTTTTTATGTCTCCATCTGCCAAGAAAAGGAA TTCACTGGGTTCAAAAATTTATCTCTATTTGCTGTCAAACTACTGCTTGAACATGGTGAAACTTCCACTGGAAATGGCACACATTACCTGCTAG
- the LOC133830840 gene encoding peptidyl-prolyl cis-trans isomerase CYP26-2, chloroplastic, whose product MLRNPRRRKNQPEKHRDIHYREKKKKTKMLQSPKFLQPSTQFLPSPTPSPLANPQVQELPTSQSYPKLKKCCKLSRRELTIRTNSLLLFLLGFQSGAEPFRLSEAKAEENEKDTNPASTCGDKSLTKRTFLDISIDGEPVGRIVIGMYGNDTPLGATRLANLVSGSAGISYRRKEFVKIMPGYVQHGGVRSYGVDAEMANRTGSNLEAENLLDEWERAKEKCPGTKNLAGTVSLVVRDPSRPPPKQKLVARGGKLEIDEEEVKAAPNGTEFIITMKDSPELDDSALVVGKVLEGMEVVEKIGKVKTVQENTSSPYFKVAKLIGDKRAVVAERGFNRPYSKVVVKNCGLLE is encoded by the exons ATGCTAAGAAacccaagaagaagaaaaaatcaaCCAGAAAAACATAGGGATATTCACTAtagggaaaagaaaaaaaaaacaaagatgtTACAGAGCCCAAAGTTCTTGCAGCCCTCAACTCAGTTCCTTCCTTCTCCAACACCATCACCATTGGCTAATCCACAAGTCCAAGAATTACCCACTTCCCAATCTTATCCTAAGCTTAAAAAATGCTGCAAATTATCACGCCGGGAGCTCACAATCCGTACCAATTCTCTCTTGCTCTTCCTCTTGGGATTTCAAAGTGGCGCAGAGCCATTCCGATTGTCTGAAGCAAAAGCTGAAGAAAACGAGAAAGATACGAACCCTGCTTCCACTTGTGGTGATAAGAGCTTAACAAAGAGAACATTTCTAGatatatccattgatggagaaccGGTGGGTCGAATTGTAATAGGGATGTACGGAAACGACACTCCACTTGGAGCTACTAGATTAGCTAACCTTGTTAGTGGTTCAGCTGGAATCAGCTACAGAAGGAAGGAGTTTGTCAAAATCATGCCTGGTTATGTTCAGCATGGTGGGGTGAGATCCTATGGTGTTGACGCAGAGATGGCTAACAGAACTGGAAGCAATTTGGAGGCTGAAAATCTTCTTGATGAGTGGGAAAGAGCCAAGGAGAAATGCCCCGGAACCAAAAACTTGGCTGGGACAGTGAGCCTTGTTGTCAGAGATCCTTCGAGGCCACCTCCAAAACAGAAGTTGGTTGCAAGAGGAGGGAAGCTTGAGATTGATGAGGAGGAGGTCAAGGCTGCCCCGAATGGGACGGAATTTATCATCACCATGAAGGACTCGCCGGAGCTCGATGATTCGGCTTTGGTGGTGGGGAAAGTCTTGGAAGGAATGGAGGTCGTGGAGAAGATTGGCAAGGTCAAGACTGTGCAGGAAAATACCAGCTCTCCTTATTTTAA GGTGGCCAAGCTAATAGGTGACAAGAGAGCCGTTGTTGCAGAAAGAGGTTTCAATCGTCCGTACTCGAAGGTGGTGGTGAAAAATTGTGGCTTGCTGGAGTAG